AGGCGGCCGTGCGCGCCATGCTCGAGGCCAACCGCGCCGTCATCGAGGCGCTGCGCGACGCGCTGCTCGAGCGCGACGAGCTCGTCGGCGGCGAGATCCTCGACGTCATCTCGACGGCGCAGCCCGCCGCCCTCGACCTGTCGAACTGAGGGTGCGCCCGGCGCCCGGGCGCTCGAGGACCGGGCACGTCGGAGGGCGCGGCGCCGGCGCGGGCGGCGGAGGCCGGGACGCGACCGTGGCCCCCGCCTCAGCGGGGGCCACGGTCACTTCACGTTGCGCCGGAGGCGAGTCCGGCGAGCTCCGTCAGCTCAGGATCAGCTGATGGGGGCGTTGGCGAAGCTGGTTCCCCAGTTCCACTTCGTGGACGTGGTGGCGACGGGGACCGTGGCGTTGCACGTCCCACCGTCGTTGGTCACCTTGGCGTAGAACACGCCCGCCTGCGGAGCCTGGCTGAGCGGCGCAGACTGCCACTGACCGGCCGCACCGGAAGCAGTGGCCGCCGCGAAGTCCGTGTTGCCGACGTCGGTGAACGCAACCACCGGCGTCGTCTCGAGGTCAGCCGCGTACCAGCAGGTGTTCTGGTTCTTGCTCTGGGTGGCGATGATGACGCCGTCACCCATGCCCGGGCTCGACACGTCGACGGGGACGATGCTGATGTTGTTGCCGGCCGTCACGTTGGCACCGGTGGTCCACGTGAACTCGGGCGCCGACGACTGGATGCTGTTGGCTCCAGTCAGGGCGAGCGGCGTCACACCGCTTGCACAGTTGGCCTCGCAGTAGGTCTGGCCGTTCTGGTACAGCGCCTTCAGCTCGGTCAGGGCGTTGGTCAGGTTCGACTGCGCTGCCCGGTCGTTGGCCGATCCGGTCACGCCGAGGAACGTGGGAATGGCGATGGCGAGCAGGATGGCGATGATGAGCAGGACCACCATCAGTTCGATCAGGGTGAAACCGGACTCAGAAGCCGTCTCTCCCTCGATCTCTCGCATGCGGGTCTCGCGCACGCGCGCGAGCGTGGACTTGAACATGGACTGCCTCCTTGATGTGCAATGGATATCGGAACAACTATCGGCAGCGGGTCGGGGAAGCTTTAGGCCTGCGGGCAAGCTTTTGGGCCGTCCGGAGACCTTCGGGCCCTCGAACCCGGGGACCCCGTCGACCGGTCAGGCGCTTGCCGCCGATCGGGCCCGCTCTTCTCAGGGCGCCGACGTCGTCGAAGCGTCGGCGCACACGTTCGTCTGTCCCGTGCTGTAGTAGATGTTGCCGACGAGAGACAACGTGTACCCGGCGGTGCTGGGATTTACGGCACTTCCGCCGACGGCGACAGGCCCCCCGGTGACCGTGATGGAGGTCACGGTGAACAGCCGCGGGAAGCCGTCGAGGCCCTTCAAGAAGGACGACATCTGCCCGTAGGTGCCGGTCAATGACAGGTTCACCGCGACGATCTTGACGGCGCTGGCGGCGCCCGGCGCCTGGGTGACGCTGATGCTGGGTGTCGTCGGGTCGCCTGCCGCCACCGCAAGCGCGGTGACCTGGTGGAAGAAGTCGTCCACCGTGGGCGTGCCGGGAACCTGGGTCAGGTCCTTCGTCAACTCGGCGCAGTTCGTGGCCAGATGGGCCTTGTCGTGCTTGAGCGTCGCCAGCTCCGTCCGGAGGTGGCTCTCCTGGGACTGCAGCTGGGTCTGCTGAGCCTTGAGGCTCGAGAGCTTGCTGCCCTCCGGGGATATCCACGCCGCGACGACGATGATGGCGACGACGAGTGCGCCGAGCGCGGTGAAGAGCGGAATGCGGTATCGAGTCAGCTTTTCCATCACGATCCTGCGTTCTTTGTGAGGTTTGCGTCAGCAGTGAGCCACAGCGTCGACTGGAAGGTCACCGAGGTGTTCCCGCCTGTGGGTGCGTTGGCCACGGAGGCCACACCAGGCGGCGTGAACATCGACGACGCGGTCAACCCGTCGATCCACTGCGCCACCGGGTCGAAGTGCGCGGTGGTCGGGAACGTGCCTCCGACTCCCAGGGCAAGCGAACCGATCGCTCCCGGCGGCGCCGTGGTCGTTCCGACGGACGCCGTCGTGGAGGCGGGTGCCGCAGGTGCGGTCCCGCCTGCGGTCCCGGCTGCGGTGCTGGTGCCGGTCAGCGAATTGATGGCGAGCCCCGCCGGGATCCGCTGCCCGAGCTGGCTTACCACGGCCGACCAGTCGACCGCGGTCGCCGACAGACTCGCCACCTGGGTCTGCGCCGTGCGGAGCTCGTTGGTGATGGCGACGACCTTGTCGAACGTGGGGATCTGGCTGTTCAGCTGGGCGACATTGGTCTTCAGGCCGTTGACGCCGTTCTCGGCGCTGCTGACCTGCATGAACCGGAAGGCGCTGAACCCGACCAGAACGAGGGCCAGGGCGCCGGCTGCGGCGAACGTCTTGCGGGCGACCTGGCGCTCGAAGGCCTTCTGCGTCACCTCCGGGGGAACGAGGTTGAACTTCCGGACGGACGCGTTCGGCTCGGGCAGCGCCAGGCCGATCGGGGTGGCCAGCACCGGGTCGATGCTGGCAGCCTGCTCGGGGTCGAGGTCGATCCTCGTGAGGTCGAGCCGCGCCAACGGCGAGACGTGCTCGACCGGGATGCGCACCTGGGCGCGCAATTCCTTGACCAGGCCGCGCAGGCGGGCGCCGCCGCCGGTCAGGAGGACCCGGGCGATGGGGACGCGTCCGGGGAGCGTGGCGAAGTACTGCACCGAGTTGCGGATCTCCCCGACCAGCTCGGCGATGCTGGCCTGCACGGCCTGCTCGGCCGACTGCACCTGGGGGGAGGCCTCGCCGAGACGGCGCTTCAGGCTCTCGGCGTCGACCATGGGCAGGTCGAGGGCGGAGGCGACGGCGGCGGTGGCGGCGTTGCCGCCGGTGCCGATGGTCCGGACGAATTGGGGCCGCCCGTGCTGGTGGACGACGACGACGGTCAGGCCGGCGCCGATGGAGACGATGGCCTCGGGTCGCTCGGCTGCCACGGACGGGTCTCCAAGCGCCCGTACCAGCGCCGACGACACCAGGTCCACGCCTTCGACGATCAGCCCGGCTTTGTCGACGGCGCCGACGACCCCGTCGACGAGATCACGGTGTGCGGCGGCGACGAGCACCCGGCGGGTCCTCGTGCCGTCGGGTGCGGTCTGGTCGGCGAGCACCTGGGCCGAAAGGATGGTCTTGTCCGGCGGGAAGGGGATGACCTCTTCCGACTGGAAGCGCACCGCACTGTCGACGTCCTCGTCGGGTACCCACGGCAGGTCGAGCTCACGGGTGATGGCGCGCAGTCCCGCGATCCCCACCACGACGGACTTCGACTGGAACTTGCCGTTCTGCCAGAGCCGCGTGATGGCATCCGCTACGGCCGACGGGTCCTGCACCTCGCCGTCCACGATGGCGCCGGAGGGGAGGCCGACCTGCCCGAACGCTACGAGCACCGGGGCACCCGACCCGAGGTCGAGCTCGGCGGCACGAACGGCGCTGGTACCGATATCGAGTCCGACTACCTGTGCCATGGAACCGATCTCCTGGTCATCGCGTAGCTCCCACTAAGGCGCCGGCAGGGCCACCGAGGGCCGTCCCTCCTGCCGCGTTCGTATCTATCGGCACCTCGGTTGGGACTCTTGACGATCTCGACGGGAAGCCCGAAACAAGGAGAACGACCAGGCCGAGAGCCATGGTGGCCCACCACTCCCACTCGCCCAGCCGGAATTCGCCACACACCGTGACCGCCACGGCGGATGCCACACCCAAGGCCACTCTCCGTCCCGAAGAGGACGCCACCACGACGAGCCCGACGGCGAGAACCGGCCAGAGGTAGAAGGCCACCATCACGGATTCCGTGAAGCAGCGCAATGACAGGGCCGCGGCGACCGCCCACACCATGAGGTCCGGCCGGTCTCGCCAGCGGCGCGCCCACCAACCGAGCGCGCAGGCGGCGAGCACGGCGGCGAGCCTGCCGGGCCCTGCCGCCACCGCCACATCCTTCCCGGCGCCCCCGAGCCGCGGCGCCAGGGCCGTCCACGGCGTCGCATGGTCGAGAACCGGGAAGTTCGGCTGGTCGACCAGCGCGTGCACCGTCGTGTGGAACTGGGCGAGCACCGGCGTGACGAGCAAGAGGGCGGCGGGGAGGCCGGAGCGGACGACGAGGCCGAGCACTCGAGATCTCCCCGACATGGCCAGCAGCACCGGCAGCATGAGCACGACCAGTGGCTGGGTCGCCAACGCCGCACCGAACAGCCATCCGGCTCCCGTCCAGCGACCGTCCAGCGCGAACACCAGGGCATAGACGGCGAGACCCACTGCCAGCGCGTCCTCTGGGTGGCCCCACATCACGAGCACCGGCCACAGCACGACGCCCTCGACCACGCAGAGGAACGATCGCCGACCTCGAGAGAGCCACATACGCTCCGCCAGGGCGTCGCAGGCGAAGAGCGCCACGCATCCGATGATGATCTCGTACGGCCCCAGCAAGAGCCAGGACGTCGGATGGGGGACGCGATTCGGAAATCCCTCACTCATGCCCAGGTGTCCGGTGAGGCTGGCGAGCGGCGTCAGCAACAACAGAACGCCCGGGAACGTCACGAGCCCGGTGCCCGCTGCATAGACACTCCCGAACGCGCCCCAGGCGATGAAGTGCGCGGAGCGGTATGCGCCCCAGATGTCGCCAGGGTACGTCCACGAATTGCGATGGCCGACCACCGGGCCCCACAGCAGGCAATACGCGAGCGCGGTCACGAGGATACCGACGGTCACGGCGATGGGCCAGGCGCGACGCCGCGCGCGATTCATCGGAGGCTTGTTGCGCAGGACGCGCCGAGGCGTCGTTCCACGAGGTCGAGCCCCTACTCAGCTCTGTGGGATGTGCTTGATGTACGTGAACATGGGCAGGTACATGCTCACCACCATGATGCCCACACCTGCCCCCATGACGACCGTGAGCAGGGGCTCGAGCATGGACGTCAGGTTGTTGACCGTCGTCTCGATCTCGCCGTCGTAGAACTGCCCCACCTTGTGCAGCATGGCGTCGAGGGCACCCGTCTGCTCGCCCACCTCCACCATCTGCGTTACGAGCGTCGGGATGACCTCCTCGTGCTCGTGCAGCGTGTCGGCCAGGGCCCGGCCTTCGCGTACCCCTGCCTTGGCGCTGAGGAGCACGTTGCCGACGACCCGGTTGCCCGCAGTCTCCGACACGATGTCGAGTGACTCCAGGATCGGCACCCCCGCTTCGATGAGCGAGGCGAACGTGTGCGCGAAGCGCGCCAGCGCCACCTTGTGGAAGAGCGGCCCGAAGATCGGTGGCTTGAGCTTGAACGCATCGAACTTCAAGCGGCCCTTCTCGGTCTTGATCCACCGACGGAACAGCACGACGCCCGTGACGATGACCGCCAGAACGAGGATCGACCAGGCGCTCAGGATGATCTTGGAGATCCCGATGACGATGAGCGTCGGTACGGGCAGCTTGGCGTTCAGCGACGCGAACAGCTTCTGGAACACGGGGACGATGAAGATGAGCAGGGCCAGGAAGATGAGCGTCATGACGGACAGGACCACGATCGGGTACGTCATCGCCGACTTGATCGTGCGGCGCAGCACGGCCTGCTTCTCCATGGTGCCCGCCAGCTCCAGCAGGACGGAGTCGAGGTGGCCGCCGGCCTCCCCGGCCTGCACCATGGTGATGAACAGCGTGTTGAAGATCTTGGGGTGCTTGGCGCACGCCGCCGACAGCGACGAGCCGCGCTCGACGTCGAGGCGCACCTCACCGAGGACGCGTCCGAGCTCCTTGTTGTCGATCTGCGTGGCAAGGATCGACAGGGCCCGCACGACCGACAGCCCCGAGTCGATCATGGTGGCCAGCTGACGGGTGGCCACGGCGATCTCCGTCAGCTTCACCCGGTTGGTGAAGCCGGGGATGGTGATCTCCCGGTTGACCTTGGTCCGTGACTTCGGCGTGACGGCGATGGGCAGGTAGCCCATCTCGCGCAGCTTGCCGACGACCAGCGACAGGCTGTCGCCTTCGAGCTGGCCCTCCACCAGGTTGCCGGTGCGGTCGCGGACCTTGTAATCGAATGTCAGTGCCATGGCAGGCTCCTACGAGCTCAGGTGGTTGCGGAGGTCTTCCTCGTTGCGGCACCGGTCGAAGGCGACGGCCTCGGTGATCCGCCCCTCCCGCACGAGTTTCGCCAGACCCTGGTCCATGGTCTGCATGCCGTACTGACCACCGGTCTGCATCAGCGAGTAGATCTGGTGCGTCTTGGCGCTCCGCACGAGGTTCCGGATGGCGGCGGTACACATCATCACCTCGCAGCAGGCCAGGCGGCCCGTGCCGTCGGCGTTCAGGAGCAGCTGCTGGGTGACCACGCCCTCCAGGGAGCCGGCGAGCATGGTGCGCACCTGCTCCTGCTGGTTGGTGGGGAACACGTCGATGATGCGGTCGATGGTCTGCGGGGCGTCCTGGGTGTGCAGGGTGCCGAACACCAGGTGGCCGGTCTCCGCCGCGGTGAGCGCCATCGAGATGGTCTCGAGGTCGCGCATTTCACCGACGAGGATGACGTCGGGGTCCTCACGCAGCACGCGCCGCAGGGCCTCGGAGAACGACAGGGTGTCCTGGCCCACCTCGCGCTGGTTCACCAACGCCCGCTTGTGGGTGTGGAGGAACTCGATGGGGTCTTCGACCGTGATGATGTGCAGCGGCTTGGTCTTGTTGATGATGTCCACCAGCGACGCCAGCGTGGTCGACTTGCCCGACCCCGTGGGCCCCGTCACCAGGACGAGCCCGCGGCGCATCTCGGTGAAGACCCGGACCGACTCGGGGATCCCGAGCACCTCGAAAGCGGGGATCTCGTGCGGGATGGCGCGCAGGACGGCGGCCACGGTGCCGCGCTGCTGGAAGACGTTCAACCGGAACCGGCCCACGTCGGCGATGGAGTGTGAGGTGTCGAGCTCCTTCTCGGCCTCGAATCGCTCCCGCAGCGTCTGGGGCAGGATGCCGAACACCATGTCGCGGATGGACTCGTTGTCGAGCACCGGGCATCCCTCGATGGGCCGGACGGCGCCGTGCAACCGGATACAGGCCGGCAGGCCGGTCGTGATGTGGAGGTCCGACGCGCCCACGCTGACGGCGTAGCGCAGCAGGTCGTCGAGGTGCAGCGGCATATCGTCCTCGGTGCGCGCCACGGCCGGGAGGCGGTCGCCGCCGTGGCTGCCGTTGCCCGACGCCGAATGACCGTTGGCCGAGCCGTTGGCCGATCCGTTGGCCGATCCGTTGGCCGAGCCGTTGGCCAGGGGCGGTCCGGCCGGGGCGACCGGCTCGACCGAGGCGAGGAGATGCTCGATGGCGATCGGGTTGCCGAGCACGGGGACGACCTCGTGGCCGACGAGCACCGACAGCGCCCGGACGTCGCCCTCGTCGGGGGGGTCGCCGAACGCCATGGTGAGCTGGTCGCCGTCGAATCGGTACCCCACGGCGCCGTACTCGCGCGCCACGGCCACGGGCGTGGCCGCCAG
This portion of the Acidimicrobiales bacterium genome encodes:
- a CDS encoding prepilin-type N-terminal cleavage/methylation domain-containing protein translates to MFKSTLARVRETRMREIEGETASESGFTLIELMVVLLIIAILLAIAIPTFLGVTGSANDRAAQSNLTNALTELKALYQNGQTYCEANCASGVTPLALTGANSIQSSAPEFTWTTGANVTAGNNISIVPVDVSSPGMGDGVIIATQSKNQNTCWYAADLETTPVVAFTDVGNTDFAAATASGAAGQWQSAPLSQAPQAGVFYAKVTNDGGTCNATVPVATTSTKWNWGTSFANAPIS
- the pilO gene encoding type 4a pilus biogenesis protein PilO; its protein translation is MEKLTRYRIPLFTALGALVVAIIVVAAWISPEGSKLSSLKAQQTQLQSQESHLRTELATLKHDKAHLATNCAELTKDLTQVPGTPTVDDFFHQVTALAVAAGDPTTPSISVTQAPGAASAVKIVAVNLSLTGTYGQMSSFLKGLDGFPRLFTVTSITVTGGPVAVGGSAVNPSTAGYTLSLVGNIYYSTGQTNVCADASTTSAP
- the pilM gene encoding type IV pilus assembly protein PilM codes for the protein MAQVVGLDIGTSAVRAAELDLGSGAPVLVAFGQVGLPSGAIVDGEVQDPSAVADAITRLWQNGKFQSKSVVVGIAGLRAITRELDLPWVPDEDVDSAVRFQSEEVIPFPPDKTILSAQVLADQTAPDGTRTRRVLVAAAHRDLVDGVVGAVDKAGLIVEGVDLVSSALVRALGDPSVAAERPEAIVSIGAGLTVVVVHQHGRPQFVRTIGTGGNAATAAVASALDLPMVDAESLKRRLGEASPQVQSAEQAVQASIAELVGEIRNSVQYFATLPGRVPIARVLLTGGGARLRGLVKELRAQVRIPVEHVSPLARLDLTRIDLDPEQAASIDPVLATPIGLALPEPNASVRKFNLVPPEVTQKAFERQVARKTFAAAGALALVLVGFSAFRFMQVSSAENGVNGLKTNVAQLNSQIPTFDKVVAITNELRTAQTQVASLSATAVDWSAVVSQLGQRIPAGLAINSLTGTSTAAGTAGGTAPAAPASTTASVGTTTAPPGAIGSLALGVGGTFPTTAHFDPVAQWIDGLTASSMFTPPGVASVANAPTGGNTSVTFQSTLWLTADANLTKNAGS
- a CDS encoding type II secretion system F family protein, with protein sequence MALTFDYKVRDRTGNLVEGQLEGDSLSLVVGKLREMGYLPIAVTPKSRTKVNREITIPGFTNRVKLTEIAVATRQLATMIDSGLSVVRALSILATQIDNKELGRVLGEVRLDVERGSSLSAACAKHPKIFNTLFITMVQAGEAGGHLDSVLLELAGTMEKQAVLRRTIKSAMTYPIVVLSVMTLIFLALLIFIVPVFQKLFASLNAKLPVPTLIVIGISKIILSAWSILVLAVIVTGVVLFRRWIKTEKGRLKFDAFKLKPPIFGPLFHKVALARFAHTFASLIEAGVPILESLDIVSETAGNRVVGNVLLSAKAGVREGRALADTLHEHEEVIPTLVTQMVEVGEQTGALDAMLHKVGQFYDGEIETTVNNLTSMLEPLLTVVMGAGVGIMVVSMYLPMFTYIKHIPQS
- a CDS encoding PilT/PilU family type 4a pilus ATPase; the protein is MSPSATTRVEWARRLAHSIVSDGYADEAVVTAALDQACSANESFAALLISRDVTSQEVVLGLLSQLARLPVVDLHTDRPSDAALAATPVAVAREYGAVGYRFDGDQLTMAFGDPPDEGDVRALSVLVGHEVVPVLGNPIAIEHLLASVEPVAPAGPPLANGSANGSANGSANGSANGHSASGNGSHGGDRLPAVARTEDDMPLHLDDLLRYAVSVGASDLHITTGLPACIRLHGAVRPIEGCPVLDNESIRDMVFGILPQTLRERFEAEKELDTSHSIADVGRFRLNVFQQRGTVAAVLRAIPHEIPAFEVLGIPESVRVFTEMRRGLVLVTGPTGSGKSTTLASLVDIINKTKPLHIITVEDPIEFLHTHKRALVNQREVGQDTLSFSEALRRVLREDPDVILVGEMRDLETISMALTAAETGHLVFGTLHTQDAPQTIDRIIDVFPTNQQEQVRTMLAGSLEGVVTQQLLLNADGTGRLACCEVMMCTAAIRNLVRSAKTHQIYSLMQTGGQYGMQTMDQGLAKLVREGRITEAVAFDRCRNEEDLRNHLSS